A genomic window from Pirellulales bacterium includes:
- the flgL gene encoding flagellar hook-associated protein FlgL, translated as MTFLTPIPSTRVSDMLANSLLTQQLQSNQQTMLQLERSISSGQRISQGSQDPTAAAEAVELQKQLDNKAQFKTNLQVNQSYLSTTDTALSTITNLLNQAGGLAVSSSGNTLTNSQLQANAVQIDSILQQVVDTANSQFDGRYVFAGSSTGVQPFTLNGSFVTYTGNVTQLQSFSDSNSPFATNISGNEAFGAISQQIQGTTDLNPTVTADTPLSQLNGGLGVQLGSIQVSDGTHLRTIDLSKAATLGDVKSLLEAQPAGGTQPPALNVQITNNGLQVSLVGSGTLQINDIGNGVTASELGILAPNNSSATIAGSDLNPLLTVTTPLANILGTHAQAKIYSPGANSSFDIKAVQNGAATNGYTLQFIDDGTVGAGSETVNISGSTITVDIDSGHSTAAQVVQALNNNSTFSSLFHASLDSEDSDGSGLVSQAATATTAGGGGAAFDQASGLQITNGGQNYTIDFSSAKTVGDLVNLINGSGASVRASINSSGTGININSLLSGSDFSIGENGGSTATELGVRTFSRQTQLADLNHGLGVQTLAQQNAAGNDFDIQLEDGAVLQFRLDGQSTIGDVIDMINNAPGNGGKLVAQLATSGNGIELVSSAVGSSPFQVQVENNSQAAQNLGLVPSGQTTSAAAVAGSGVETIAGADVNPAETDSVFNALIRLHNALLNNDQTGISRAVSLINSATTQVNFASAEVGAREQNLDALQTQVDSQTTDLQSALSNDIDTDLPTAITNLTAQQTAFQASLQLAGQMFHLTLLNYL; from the coding sequence ATGACCTTCCTCACCCCCATCCCGTCGACGCGCGTCAGCGACATGCTGGCCAATAGTTTGCTTACTCAGCAGTTGCAAAGCAATCAGCAAACGATGCTGCAATTGGAGCGAAGCATTAGTTCGGGGCAACGCATCTCTCAGGGTAGTCAGGACCCAACCGCCGCCGCCGAGGCCGTCGAATTGCAGAAGCAACTGGACAACAAGGCCCAGTTCAAAACCAATTTACAAGTAAATCAGTCGTATCTTTCGACGACCGACACCGCGCTTTCGACCATCACAAACCTGCTGAATCAAGCCGGCGGACTGGCGGTATCTTCCTCCGGTAACACGCTCACCAATTCGCAGCTACAAGCGAATGCTGTCCAAATCGATAGCATTTTGCAGCAAGTGGTCGATACGGCCAACTCGCAGTTCGACGGCCGTTATGTGTTTGCCGGCTCCAGCACCGGCGTGCAACCGTTTACGCTGAATGGAAGCTTTGTAACGTATACCGGGAACGTTACGCAGCTGCAAAGCTTTTCCGACAGCAATTCGCCATTCGCCACAAATATTAGCGGCAACGAGGCGTTTGGCGCAATCTCGCAGCAAATTCAAGGCACGACGGATTTAAATCCCACCGTCACGGCCGATACACCGCTGTCACAGCTCAATGGCGGGCTGGGAGTGCAATTAGGAAGCATCCAAGTCTCTGATGGCACGCATTTGCGCACGATCGATCTCAGCAAGGCCGCCACCTTGGGCGACGTTAAGTCGTTGCTCGAAGCGCAACCTGCCGGCGGCACGCAACCGCCGGCCCTGAATGTGCAAATCACCAACAACGGCCTACAAGTTTCCTTGGTGGGCAGTGGCACGCTGCAAATCAACGACATCGGCAACGGCGTCACTGCCAGCGAGCTTGGAATCCTTGCGCCGAACAACTCCAGCGCCACCATCGCCGGCAGCGACTTAAATCCGCTCCTCACGGTGACCACTCCCCTGGCAAATATTTTGGGAACTCACGCGCAGGCGAAGATTTACTCGCCAGGCGCAAACAGCAGCTTCGATATTAAAGCAGTGCAAAATGGCGCGGCAACCAACGGTTACACGCTGCAATTTATTGACGACGGAACCGTTGGGGCCGGAAGCGAAACAGTCAATATCAGCGGCTCAACCATCACGGTCGACATCGACAGCGGCCACTCCACCGCCGCTCAGGTCGTGCAAGCGCTCAATAACAACTCCACGTTCAGCAGCCTGTTTCACGCCTCGCTCGATTCGGAAGATTCCGACGGCAGCGGGCTCGTTTCGCAGGCCGCCACGGCCACCACGGCAGGCGGCGGAGGAGCGGCCTTCGATCAAGCCTCCGGGCTGCAAATTACCAACGGCGGCCAGAATTACACCATCGATTTCAGTTCCGCCAAAACCGTTGGCGATTTGGTCAACCTAATCAATGGCTCGGGCGCTTCCGTGCGAGCCTCCATCAATTCCTCCGGCACGGGCATTAACATCAATTCTTTGCTCAGCGGCAGCGATTTTTCGATTGGTGAAAATGGCGGCAGCACGGCCACCGAGCTCGGCGTGCGCACTTTCAGCCGGCAAACGCAGCTGGCCGATTTGAATCACGGATTGGGCGTGCAAACGTTGGCTCAACAGAACGCTGCCGGCAACGATTTTGACATTCAGTTGGAAGATGGCGCCGTGCTGCAATTTCGCTTGGATGGTCAATCGACCATCGGCGACGTCATCGACATGATCAACAACGCGCCGGGCAATGGCGGGAAGCTGGTAGCTCAATTGGCAACTAGCGGCAACGGCATCGAGCTGGTTTCATCGGCCGTGGGCTCAAGCCCCTTTCAAGTGCAAGTGGAAAACAATAGCCAGGCGGCGCAAAACTTGGGTTTGGTTCCCAGCGGTCAAACAACCAGTGCGGCAGCGGTAGCTGGCAGCGGCGTTGAAACCATCGCCGGCGCCGATGTTAACCCGGCGGAAACCGACAGTGTTTTCAACGCACTCATCCGCTTGCACAATGCCTTATTGAACAACGATCAGACTGGAATTAGTCGGGCCGTAAGTCTAATCAATAGCGCGACCACCCAAGTTAATTTTGCCAGCGCC